The Symphalangus syndactylus isolate Jambi chromosome 8, NHGRI_mSymSyn1-v2.1_pri, whole genome shotgun sequence genome includes a window with the following:
- the GPR35 gene encoding G-protein coupled receptor 35 isoform X2, which translates to MNGTYNTCGSSDLTWPPTIKLGFYAYLGILLVLGLLLNSLALWVFCCRMQQWTETHIYMTNLAVADLCLLCALPFVLHSLQDTSDTPLCQLSQGIYLTNRYMSISLVTAIAVDRYVAVRHPLRARGLRSPRQAAAVCAVLWVLVIGSLVARWFLGMQEGGFCFRSTRHNFNSMAFPLLGFYLPLAVVVFCSLKVVTALAQRPPTDVGQAEATRKAARMVWANLVVFVVCFLPLHVGLTVRLAVGWNACALLEMIRRALYITSKLSDANCCLDAICYYYMAKEFQEASALAVAPSAKAHKSQDSLCVTLA; encoded by the coding sequence ATGAATGGCACCTACAACACCTGTGGCTCCAGCGACCTCACCTGGCCCCCGACGATCAAGCTCGGCTTCTACGCCTACTTGGGCATCCTGCTGGTGCTGGGCCTGCTGCTCAACAGCCTGGCGCTCTGGGTGTTCTGCTGCCGCATGCAGCAGTGGACGGAGACCCACATCTACATGACCAACCTGGCGGTGGCTGACCTCTGCCTGCTGTGCGCCTTGCCCTTCGTGCTGCACTCCCTGCAAGACACCTCAGACACGCCGCTGTGCCAGCTCTCCCAGGGCATCTACCTGACTAACAGATACATGAGCATCAGCCTGGTCACGGCCATCGCCGTGGACCGCTATGTGGCCGTGCGGCACCCGCTGCGTGCCCGCGGGCTGCGGTCCCCCAGGCAGGCTGCGGCCGTGTGCGCGGTCCTCTGGGTGCTGGTCATCGGCTCCCTGGTGGCTCGCTGGTTCCTGGGGATGCAGGAGGGCGGCTTCTGCTTCAGGAGCACCCGGCACAATTTCAACTCCATGGCGTTCCCGCTGCTGGGCTTCTACCTGCCTCTGGCCGTGGTGGTCTTCTGCTCCCTGAAGGTGGTGACTGCCCTGGCCCAGAGGCCACCCACTGACgtggggcaggcagaggccacCCGCAAGGCTGCCCGCATGGTCTGGGCCAACCTTGTGGTGTTTGTGGTCTGCTTCCTGCCCCTGCACGTGGGGCTGACGGTGCGCCTCGCTGTGGGCTGGAACGCCTGTGCCCTCCTGGAGATGATCCGTCGCGCCCTCTACATAACCAGCAAGCTCTCAGATGCCAACTGCTGCCTGGACGCCATCTGCTACTACTACATGGCCAAGGAGTTCCAGGAGGCATCTGCACTGGCCGTGGCTCCCAGTGCTAAGGCCCACAAAAGCCAGGACTCTCTGTGTGTGACCCTCGCCTAG
- the GPR35 gene encoding G-protein coupled receptor 35 isoform X1: MVQFGAGMTAHDTHSALKSYYSLPARLLRPEVSPEWRTFQRLAGGLSPRTMNGTYNTCGSSDLTWPPTIKLGFYAYLGILLVLGLLLNSLALWVFCCRMQQWTETHIYMTNLAVADLCLLCALPFVLHSLQDTSDTPLCQLSQGIYLTNRYMSISLVTAIAVDRYVAVRHPLRARGLRSPRQAAAVCAVLWVLVIGSLVARWFLGMQEGGFCFRSTRHNFNSMAFPLLGFYLPLAVVVFCSLKVVTALAQRPPTDVGQAEATRKAARMVWANLVVFVVCFLPLHVGLTVRLAVGWNACALLEMIRRALYITSKLSDANCCLDAICYYYMAKEFQEASALAVAPSAKAHKSQDSLCVTLA, translated from the exons ATGGTTCAGTTTGGGGCGGGGATGACAGCACACGACACACACTCTGCTCTCAAGAGTTACTACTCCCTCCCTGCCAGACTCCTCCGACCGGAGGTCTCCCCAGAGTGGAGGACCTTCCAGCGGCTGGCAGGCGGCCTCAG CCCCAGGACCATGAATGGCACCTACAACACCTGTGGCTCCAGCGACCTCACCTGGCCCCCGACGATCAAGCTCGGCTTCTACGCCTACTTGGGCATCCTGCTGGTGCTGGGCCTGCTGCTCAACAGCCTGGCGCTCTGGGTGTTCTGCTGCCGCATGCAGCAGTGGACGGAGACCCACATCTACATGACCAACCTGGCGGTGGCTGACCTCTGCCTGCTGTGCGCCTTGCCCTTCGTGCTGCACTCCCTGCAAGACACCTCAGACACGCCGCTGTGCCAGCTCTCCCAGGGCATCTACCTGACTAACAGATACATGAGCATCAGCCTGGTCACGGCCATCGCCGTGGACCGCTATGTGGCCGTGCGGCACCCGCTGCGTGCCCGCGGGCTGCGGTCCCCCAGGCAGGCTGCGGCCGTGTGCGCGGTCCTCTGGGTGCTGGTCATCGGCTCCCTGGTGGCTCGCTGGTTCCTGGGGATGCAGGAGGGCGGCTTCTGCTTCAGGAGCACCCGGCACAATTTCAACTCCATGGCGTTCCCGCTGCTGGGCTTCTACCTGCCTCTGGCCGTGGTGGTCTTCTGCTCCCTGAAGGTGGTGACTGCCCTGGCCCAGAGGCCACCCACTGACgtggggcaggcagaggccacCCGCAAGGCTGCCCGCATGGTCTGGGCCAACCTTGTGGTGTTTGTGGTCTGCTTCCTGCCCCTGCACGTGGGGCTGACGGTGCGCCTCGCTGTGGGCTGGAACGCCTGTGCCCTCCTGGAGATGATCCGTCGCGCCCTCTACATAACCAGCAAGCTCTCAGATGCCAACTGCTGCCTGGACGCCATCTGCTACTACTACATGGCCAAGGAGTTCCAGGAGGCATCTGCACTGGCCGTGGCTCCCAGTGCTAAGGCCCACAAAAGCCAGGACTCTCTGTGTGTGACCCTCGCCTAG